Proteins from a genomic interval of bacterium YEK0313:
- the fhs gene encoding Formate--tetrahydrofolate ligase yields MSHDLAVARAATLQPIAAIAAKAGIPADALEPYGKYIAKFDGPFLASLKDRPDGRLVLVTAINPTPAGEGKTTTTVGLGDALNRIGKRAVIALREPSLGPVFGVKGGATGGGHAQVLPMEAINLHFTGDFHAITAAHNLLAALIDNHVYWGNGLDIDTRRIVWRRVMDMNDRALRATTVGLGGAANGFAREDGFDITVASEVMACFCLAEDIADLEARLARIVIGYTRARKPVTAGDLNAAGAMTALLKDAIKPNIVQTIEGSPALIHGGPFANIAHGCNSVIATKAALKLGDYVVTEAGFGADLGAEKFLNIKCRKAGLKPAAVVIVATVRALKMNGGVAKADLARENVEALDRGLVNLGRHVANIRSFGLPVVVGINHFTTDTEAEHRLIVRRCRDEFGVEAIECRHWAEGGRGAERLAEAVVALCEGGKADFRTTYPDEFGLADKIRAVATRIYGAADVAISAKAAADLQAFEAAGFGRLPVCMAKTQYSFSTDPTALGAPSGHIVPVREVRLAAGAGFVVAICGEIMTMPGVPRLPAAEAIHVNAEGEIEGLF; encoded by the coding sequence ATGTCCCATGATCTTGCCGTCGCGCGCGCGGCGACCTTGCAGCCGATTGCCGCCATTGCCGCCAAGGCCGGCATTCCCGCCGATGCGCTGGAACCTTACGGTAAATACATCGCCAAATTCGACGGCCCGTTCCTCGCCAGCCTGAAGGACAGGCCCGACGGCCGGCTCGTCCTGGTGACGGCGATCAATCCGACGCCGGCAGGCGAGGGCAAGACCACCACCACGGTCGGCCTCGGCGACGCGCTGAACCGGATCGGCAAGCGTGCGGTGATCGCGCTGCGCGAGCCCTCGCTCGGTCCGGTCTTTGGCGTCAAGGGCGGCGCCACCGGCGGCGGCCATGCCCAGGTCCTGCCGATGGAGGCGATCAACCTCCATTTCACCGGCGATTTTCACGCCATCACCGCAGCCCACAATCTGCTGGCGGCGCTGATCGACAACCACGTCTATTGGGGCAATGGCCTGGACATCGACACGCGCCGCATCGTCTGGCGCCGCGTGATGGATATGAACGACCGGGCTCTGCGCGCGACGACGGTCGGGCTCGGCGGCGCGGCCAACGGCTTTGCCCGCGAGGACGGCTTCGACATCACCGTCGCCTCCGAGGTCATGGCCTGTTTCTGCCTTGCCGAGGACATTGCCGACCTCGAGGCCCGGCTCGCCCGCATCGTCATCGGCTATACCCGCGCCAGGAAGCCGGTGACCGCCGGCGATCTCAATGCCGCCGGCGCCATGACGGCGCTGCTGAAGGACGCCATCAAGCCCAATATCGTCCAGACCATCGAGGGTTCGCCGGCGCTGATCCATGGCGGCCCCTTCGCCAATATCGCCCATGGCTGCAATTCGGTGATCGCCACCAAGGCGGCCCTGAAGCTCGGTGACTATGTGGTGACCGAGGCCGGTTTCGGCGCCGATCTCGGCGCCGAGAAGTTCCTCAACATCAAGTGCCGTAAGGCCGGCCTGAAGCCGGCGGCGGTGGTGATCGTCGCCACCGTCCGCGCGCTGAAGATGAATGGCGGCGTGGCCAAGGCTGACCTCGCGCGCGAGAATGTCGAGGCGCTCGACCGGGGGCTCGTCAATCTCGGCCGCCACGTCGCCAATATCAGGTCCTTCGGCCTGCCCGTCGTCGTCGGCATCAACCACTTCACCACCGACACCGAGGCCGAGCACCGGCTGATCGTCCGCCGCTGCCGCGACGAGTTCGGCGTCGAGGCCATCGAATGCCGCCACTGGGCCGAGGGCGGCCGCGGCGCGGAGCGCCTGGCCGAGGCGGTCGTCGCGCTCTGCGAGGGCGGCAAGGCGGATTTCCGGACGACCTATCCCGATGAGTTCGGCCTCGCCGACAAGATCCGCGCGGTGGCGACCCGCATCTATGGCGCTGCCGACGTCGCCATCTCGGCCAAGGCGGCGGCCGACCTGCAGGCGTTCGAGGCGGCCGGCTTCGGCCGCCTGCCGGTCTGCATGGCGAAGACGCAATATTCCTTTTCCACCGATCCGACCGCGCTCGGCGCGCCGAGCGGCCATATCGTGCCGGTGCGCGAGGTTCGCCTTGCCGCCGGCGCTGGTTTCGTCGTCGCGATTTGCGGTGAGATCATGACCATGCCGGGCGTGCCGCGGCTGCCGGCGGCCGAAGCGATCCACGTCAACGCCGAAGGCGAGATCGAAGGGCTGTTCTGA
- a CDS encoding 2-keto-3-deoxy-galactonokinase, protein MTDGRLIGVDWGTSSFRAVLMDGAGAILARVERPAGLLSVRDGAFEPALAEAIGAWESCGRCPIIASGMVTSRTGWVETAYLGCPAGPDELAGALKRIETPAGRRIAFITGLACRNAAGEPDVMRGEETQVAGLMPAGERLVVLPGTHSKWVHVADGRILRFRTAMTGDVFAAVKDHTVLRLTTAVARTAPEAFAQGLASGARDAGAGLLGKLFRLRAGSLMGDFPAEETAERLSGLLIGTEIAEARAFAPGLGGPVVIVGGEELAARYQAAFDRLGIAAETAPADAAFAGQFRIARSAGLI, encoded by the coding sequence ATGACCGATGGCAGGCTGATCGGCGTCGACTGGGGCACATCCTCGTTCCGCGCCGTGCTGATGGACGGCGCCGGCGCGATCCTCGCGCGTGTCGAACGCCCGGCAGGGCTCCTGTCGGTCAGGGACGGCGCTTTCGAGCCGGCCCTGGCCGAGGCCATCGGCGCCTGGGAGAGCTGCGGACGGTGCCCGATCATCGCGTCCGGCATGGTGACGAGCCGCACGGGCTGGGTCGAGACCGCCTATCTCGGCTGCCCGGCCGGACCGGACGAACTCGCCGGCGCCCTGAAGCGGATCGAGACGCCGGCCGGGCGGCGGATCGCCTTCATCACCGGTCTTGCCTGCCGCAATGCCGCCGGCGAGCCGGACGTCATGCGCGGCGAAGAGACGCAGGTCGCCGGCCTCATGCCCGCCGGCGAGCGGCTCGTCGTGCTGCCGGGAACCCATTCGAAATGGGTCCACGTCGCGGACGGCCGGATCCTGCGCTTCCGCACCGCCATGACCGGCGACGTCTTCGCCGCTGTGAAGGACCATACCGTGCTGCGCCTGACGACGGCAGTCGCACGCACCGCGCCGGAAGCCTTCGCGCAGGGGCTTGCGAGCGGCGCCCGCGATGCGGGGGCCGGGCTGCTCGGCAAGCTGTTCCGCCTGCGCGCCGGCAGCCTGATGGGCGATTTTCCGGCGGAGGAGACGGCGGAACGCCTGTCGGGCCTGCTGATCGGCACGGAGATCGCGGAGGCCCGCGCATTCGCGCCGGGTCTTGGCGGGCCGGTCGTGATCGTCGGGGGCGAAGAGCTCGCCGCACGCTATCAGGCGGCCTTCGACCGGCTCGGGATCGCTGCCGAAACGGCGCCGGCCGACGCCGCTTTCGCCGGCCAGTTCCGGATCGCCCGCAGCGCCGGCCTGATCTAA
- the arfB gene encoding Peptidyl-tRNA hydrolase ArfB, with translation MAEMIPVTGALVLDPDDISVTYVRASGPGGQNVNKVATACELRFNLAGSALPPDVKARLVPLLGSRLTKDGVVVIQADRFRSQEMNREDALARLVDFVRRAAVRPKRRIATRPTRASKERRLEGKSRRAGVKKMRSTRPGSD, from the coding sequence ATGGCCGAGATGATCCCGGTGACCGGCGCGCTGGTGCTCGACCCCGACGATATCTCGGTGACCTATGTCCGTGCCTCCGGGCCCGGCGGGCAGAACGTCAACAAGGTGGCGACCGCCTGCGAGCTGCGCTTCAACCTCGCCGGCTCGGCGTTGCCGCCTGACGTCAAGGCGCGGCTCGTTCCGCTCCTCGGTTCGCGGCTGACCAAGGACGGCGTCGTGGTGATCCAGGCCGACCGGTTCCGGTCGCAGGAGATGAACCGCGAGGATGCGCTCGCAAGGCTCGTCGACTTCGTTAGGCGCGCGGCGGTGCGGCCGAAGCGGCGGATTGCCACTCGGCCGACCCGCGCCTCGAAGGAACGGCGCCTGGAAGGCAAGTCGCGCCGCGCGGGCGTGAAGAAGATGCGCAGCACCCGGCCGGGCTCGGATTAG
- the araD_2 gene encoding L-2-keto-3-deoxyarabonate dehydratase, which produces MQANGIDLTKASGVYVIAATPFHDDGRIDTKSTDSMVDFYRACGANGLTILGVMGEAPKLDQEESVALSKQIIARAGSAMPVIVGVSAPGFANMRSLARTVMDAGAAGVMIAPPNTLRTDDQIVAYYKQAVDAIGDDVPFVIQDFPLTFSVVMTPKVIRSIVQELPSCVMLKHEDWPGLEKISTLRGFESDGSMRHVSILCGNGGLFLDFECERGADGAMTGYAFPDMLVDVVKLQQAGKRDAAHDLFDAHLPLLRYEQQPGAGLAVRKYVLKKRGVIASDAQREPGAGLSAKARAEVDYLFERLARHDARAKAA; this is translated from the coding sequence ATGCAGGCGAACGGCATCGATCTCACCAAGGCCAGCGGCGTCTATGTGATTGCCGCCACCCCGTTCCATGACGACGGCCGTATCGACACGAAATCGACGGACAGCATGGTCGACTTCTACCGCGCCTGCGGCGCCAACGGCCTGACCATTCTCGGCGTCATGGGTGAGGCGCCGAAGCTCGACCAGGAGGAATCGGTCGCGCTGTCGAAGCAGATCATCGCGCGCGCCGGCAGCGCCATGCCGGTCATCGTCGGCGTGTCGGCGCCGGGCTTTGCCAATATGCGCTCGCTGGCGCGCACCGTGATGGATGCCGGTGCGGCCGGCGTCATGATCGCGCCGCCCAACACGCTGCGGACCGATGATCAGATCGTCGCCTATTACAAGCAGGCCGTGGACGCGATCGGCGACGACGTGCCCTTCGTCATCCAGGATTTCCCGCTGACCTTCTCGGTGGTGATGACGCCCAAGGTGATCCGCTCGATCGTGCAGGAACTGCCGTCCTGCGTCATGCTCAAGCACGAGGACTGGCCGGGTCTTGAGAAGATCTCGACGCTGCGCGGCTTCGAGTCCGACGGCTCGATGCGCCATGTCTCGATCCTCTGCGGGAATGGCGGCCTGTTCCTCGACTTCGAATGCGAGCGCGGTGCCGACGGCGCCATGACCGGCTATGCCTTCCCGGACATGCTGGTCGATGTCGTCAAGCTGCAGCAGGCCGGCAAGCGCGACGCCGCGCACGACCTGTTCGATGCCCATCTGCCGCTGCTGCGCTACGAGCAGCAGCCAGGCGCCGGCCTCGCCGTGCGCAAATATGTGCTGAAGAAGCGCGGTGTGATCGCGTCCGACGCCCAGCGCGAGCCGGGCGCCGGCCTGTCGGCCAAGGCGCGGGCCGAGGTCGATTACCTGTTCGAGCGGCTCGCCCGCCACGACGCGCGCGCCAAGGCGGCCTGA
- the ttgR_3 gene encoding HTH-type transcriptional regulator TtgR: MRRIDPERHEARRQHILKAALACFGAKGFHRTSTAEICAEAGMSPGNLFHYFPNKQAIIAAIVDAERNDTAAHFADALKADDLFGELLGFLDIVLALAADPAYARLALDIAAEAMRDADIGERVARSDAALREALTALIAAAGTRGQVDRSIDPAAAARWIAALVDGVFGRVAVDPEFRPKAEAAMLRFIVTRFLAPPGLNR; encoded by the coding sequence ATGCGCAGGATCGATCCCGAAAGACACGAGGCCCGGCGGCAGCACATCCTGAAGGCCGCGCTCGCCTGTTTCGGCGCCAAGGGCTTTCACCGCACCAGCACCGCGGAAATCTGCGCCGAAGCGGGCATGAGCCCGGGCAACCTGTTCCACTATTTTCCGAACAAGCAGGCGATCATCGCGGCTATCGTCGATGCCGAGCGCAACGACACCGCAGCCCATTTCGCCGATGCCCTGAAGGCCGACGACCTGTTCGGCGAGCTCCTGGGCTTCCTGGACATCGTCCTCGCCCTTGCCGCCGACCCGGCCTATGCCCGCCTTGCCCTCGACATTGCCGCAGAGGCCATGCGCGATGCCGATATCGGCGAGCGGGTGGCGCGCAGCGACGCCGCGCTGCGCGAAGCGCTGACCGCGCTGATCGCCGCGGCGGGGACCCGCGGTCAGGTCGATCGGAGCATCGATCCGGCGGCTGCGGCGCGCTGGATCGCGGCGCTCGTCGACGGCGTTTTCGGACGCGTCGCGGTCGATCCGGAATTCCGCCCGAAGGCCGAGGCGGCGATGCTGCGGTTCATCGTCACCCGCTTCCTCGCACCCCCGGGGCTGAACCGATGA
- the pgi gene encoding Glucose-6-phosphate isomerase: MTDAVAAAFAQLESHKTSLEATSLAGLFEADPKRFQRHSIRLGPILMDYSKTRVTARTMKLLVELARAAGVEPKRDAMFAGERINRTENRAVLHVALRNLSGRPMLVDGRDVMPAVAAERERCAAFADALRSGALRGATGKRFSTVVNIGIGGSDLGPAMAAMALSPYAKRGLSVRFVSNVDGAHMADTLKGLDPARTLFIISSKTFTTIETMTNAATARAFVAQALGEAAVSHHFAAVSTNLAAVTAFGIPEQSMFRFWDWVGGRYSVWSAIGLALMIAIGPRNFQAFLAGAERVDQHFLNAPLGRNMPVVMGLLGLWHRNVWNFPSHAVLPYDQRLARFPAHLQQLDMESLGKSVTLAGDPVGRATGPVIWGEPGTNGQHAFFQLLHQGTEVVPCDFLIAASPHERGRKHHDLLIANCLAQSQALMRGRTLEEALAQARDKGLSEAEAAALAPHRVFAGNRPSTTFLYRKLDPATLGMLVALYEHKVFVMAAVLDINAFDQWGVELGKELATALEPIVAGRVHGVEGLDGSTAGLVEALRRLRL, encoded by the coding sequence ATGACCGATGCCGTTGCCGCCGCCTTCGCCCAGCTCGAAAGCCACAAGACCTCGCTCGAGGCAACCTCGCTCGCAGGCCTGTTCGAGGCCGATCCGAAGCGCTTCCAGCGGCATTCGATCCGGCTCGGTCCGATCCTCATGGACTATTCCAAGACCCGGGTCACCGCGCGGACCATGAAGCTCCTGGTCGAGCTCGCCCGGGCCGCCGGGGTCGAGCCCAAGCGCGACGCGATGTTTGCCGGCGAACGGATCAACCGGACCGAAAATCGCGCGGTGCTGCATGTCGCGCTGCGCAACCTGTCGGGCCGGCCCATGCTGGTCGACGGCCGCGACGTCATGCCGGCGGTCGCCGCCGAGCGCGAACGCTGCGCGGCCTTCGCCGATGCGCTGCGCTCCGGTGCGCTGCGCGGCGCCACGGGAAAGCGCTTCTCGACCGTCGTCAATATCGGCATCGGCGGCTCCGACCTCGGCCCGGCCATGGCGGCCATGGCGCTGTCGCCCTATGCCAAGCGCGGCCTTTCCGTGCGCTTCGTCTCCAATGTCGACGGCGCCCATATGGCCGACACGCTGAAGGGCCTCGATCCGGCGCGCACCCTGTTCATCATTTCCTCGAAGACCTTCACCACCATCGAGACCATGACCAATGCCGCCACAGCGCGCGCCTTCGTGGCGCAGGCGCTCGGCGAGGCGGCGGTCAGCCATCATTTCGCGGCGGTGTCCACCAATCTCGCGGCGGTGACCGCCTTCGGCATTCCCGAGCAGAGCATGTTCCGCTTCTGGGACTGGGTCGGCGGGCGCTATTCGGTCTGGTCGGCGATCGGTCTGGCGCTGATGATCGCCATCGGGCCGCGCAACTTCCAGGCCTTCCTGGCCGGCGCCGAGCGGGTCGACCAGCATTTCCTCAACGCCCCGCTCGGCCGCAACATGCCGGTCGTCATGGGGCTTCTCGGCCTCTGGCACCGCAACGTCTGGAACTTCCCGAGCCATGCCGTGCTGCCCTATGACCAGCGGCTGGCGCGGTTCCCGGCGCATCTGCAGCAGCTCGACATGGAAAGCCTCGGCAAGTCGGTCACGCTTGCCGGCGATCCGGTCGGCCGCGCGACCGGCCCGGTGATCTGGGGCGAGCCGGGCACCAATGGCCAGCACGCCTTCTTCCAGCTGCTGCACCAGGGCACCGAGGTCGTGCCCTGTGATTTCCTGATCGCCGCGAGCCCGCATGAGCGGGGCCGCAAGCATCATGACCTGCTGATCGCCAACTGCCTGGCGCAGAGCCAGGCGCTGATGCGCGGCCGGACGCTGGAGGAAGCCCTGGCGCAGGCGCGCGACAAGGGGCTGAGCGAGGCCGAGGCTGCGGCACTCGCGCCCCACCGGGTGTTTGCCGGCAACCGGCCCTCGACCACCTTCCTCTACCGCAAGCTCGATCCGGCGACGCTCGGCATGCTGGTCGCGCTCTACGAGCACAAGGTCTTCGTCATGGCCGCCGTGCTCGACATCAACGCCTTCGACCAGTGGGGCGTCGAGCTCGGCAAGGAGCTGGCGACCGCGCTCGAGCCGATCGTCGCCGGTCGCGTCCACGGCGTCGAAGGCCTCGACGGCTCGACCGCCGGCCTTGTCGAGGCGCTGCGCCGCCTCAGGCTCTGA
- the rppH_2 gene encoding RNA pyrophosphohydrolase, with protein MCAAAASYRRNVGIALFNAHGRVLIARRTGDDGPEVIAPGFEWQMPQGGVDPGESEAAAARRELAEETGIVDAVPLGRVAEPLVYDWPPYHGPPHRLDRWRGQSQAWFAFRFTGAEATIDLSHAAPGEAPEFDCWRWEELHRLPALVVPYKRHVYARVAAEFAVFTRLSG; from the coding sequence ATGTGCGCTGCTGCCGCAAGCTACCGCCGCAATGTCGGCATTGCGCTGTTCAATGCGCATGGCCGCGTGCTGATCGCCCGGCGCACCGGGGATGATGGTCCGGAAGTCATCGCGCCGGGTTTCGAATGGCAGATGCCGCAGGGCGGCGTCGACCCCGGCGAAAGCGAGGCGGCGGCGGCCCGGCGCGAACTGGCCGAGGAGACCGGCATTGTCGACGCCGTCCCGCTCGGCCGGGTGGCCGAGCCGCTCGTCTATGACTGGCCGCCCTATCACGGTCCGCCGCACCGGCTCGACCGCTGGCGCGGCCAGAGCCAGGCCTGGTTCGCCTTCCGCTTCACCGGCGCCGAGGCGACGATCGATCTCAGCCATGCGGCGCCGGGCGAAGCGCCCGAATTCGACTGCTGGCGCTGGGAGGAGCTCCATCGTCTGCCCGCGCTCGTGGTGCCCTACAAGCGTCACGTCTACGCCCGGGTCGCCGCCGAATTTGCCGTCTTCACGCGCCTCTCCGGATAG
- the glpR_2 gene encoding Glycerol-3-phosphate regulon repressor, whose amino-acid sequence MARPLAVNRHDRIREQIEAAGSATVGSLAAELGVSRETIRRDLKLLADRQELDIVHGGATRRAGTEPGPARRLAPQPGDNSAGRAAIAQAAANLVTDGMVVLLDCGPTARLVAEALTGRQRLTVITNSLANALLLTRVPGFRVVMLGGEIDAVDESSVGIDTMDMLRNYRVDIAFLCAGGLTADGQPTDTCRLWAEQRQRMIKAAKRAYFMVDSSVFERETPVRINGIEAATGIIVDTPPSRQLSQAVFDRGFDMLVA is encoded by the coding sequence ATGGCCAGGCCGCTCGCGGTAAACCGCCACGACCGTATCCGCGAACAGATCGAAGCCGCCGGCTCCGCCACGGTCGGCAGCCTTGCTGCGGAGCTCGGCGTGTCGCGCGAGACCATTCGCCGCGACCTGAAGCTGCTGGCCGACCGGCAGGAGCTCGACATCGTCCATGGCGGCGCCACCCGCCGGGCCGGCACGGAACCGGGCCCGGCCCGGCGTCTCGCGCCCCAGCCAGGCGACAATTCCGCCGGCCGGGCCGCCATTGCGCAGGCCGCCGCCAATCTGGTCACCGACGGCATGGTCGTGCTGCTCGATTGCGGCCCGACCGCGCGGCTCGTTGCCGAAGCCCTGACGGGGCGGCAGCGGCTGACGGTGATCACCAACAGCCTCGCCAATGCGCTGCTGCTGACGCGCGTGCCCGGCTTCCGGGTGGTGATGCTGGGCGGCGAGATCGACGCCGTCGACGAAAGCTCCGTCGGCATCGATACGATGGACATGCTGCGCAACTATCGCGTCGACATCGCCTTCCTGTGCGCCGGCGGCCTGACCGCCGACGGCCAGCCGACCGATACGTGCAGGCTCTGGGCCGAGCAGCGCCAGCGCATGATCAAGGCTGCCAAGCGCGCCTATTTCATGGTCGATTCCTCGGTTTTCGAACGCGAGACGCCGGTGCGCATCAACGGCATCGAGGCGGCGACCGGCATCATCGTGGATACGCCGCCGAGCCGCCAGCTGAGCCAGGCGGTGTTCGACCGCGGCTTCGACATGCTGGTGGCCTGA
- a CDS encoding Copper resistance protein D: MILEFWQGPGDPLNALAGVLRAVGSIGALGGAGIALFLLFMSGELTADEATAARRWLFVLVLVGVLASLAAWPLRALSLARSPEAAMRADLYVAIARSRFGDAGLMRLAGLLLVLFALMRRSWATGMAVVGAVTVAASYAAFGHATQYRPRQELAALTVLHVSAAAFWFGSLFPLRNLTLRRDPRAAGEAFLVWSRYARTMVLLALASGLAAAWYLAGPARGLPASWFGWALIAKAALVALLLVHAFTARFRHVRLLLRGDVLAASALRRSLGRQILLGLLVLCVTAELVGVDPPDLGHRLPG, from the coding sequence ATGATCCTGGAGTTCTGGCAGGGACCGGGCGATCCGCTGAACGCGCTGGCGGGGGTGCTGCGCGCCGTCGGCTCGATCGGCGCGCTGGGCGGGGCCGGCATTGCGCTGTTCCTGCTGTTCATGAGCGGCGAGCTGACCGCCGACGAGGCTACGGCAGCCCGGCGCTGGCTGTTCGTGCTCGTCCTGGTCGGGGTCCTGGCGAGCCTCGCCGCCTGGCCCCTGCGCGCGCTGAGCCTCGCTCGCTCGCCGGAGGCCGCCATGCGCGCCGATCTCTATGTCGCCATCGCGCGGTCGCGCTTCGGCGATGCGGGCCTCATGCGGCTTGCCGGGCTGCTGCTGGTCCTGTTCGCCCTGATGCGGCGGAGCTGGGCGACCGGCATGGCGGTGGTTGGCGCGGTGACGGTCGCGGCGAGCTATGCCGCCTTCGGCCATGCCACGCAGTACCGCCCGCGTCAGGAGCTCGCCGCGCTCACCGTGCTCCATGTCAGCGCCGCCGCCTTCTGGTTCGGCAGCCTGTTCCCCCTGCGCAACCTCACCTTGCGGCGCGATCCGCGCGCGGCGGGCGAGGCCTTCCTCGTCTGGTCGCGTTATGCCCGCACCATGGTGCTGCTGGCGCTGGCGAGCGGCCTTGCCGCCGCCTGGTATCTGGCCGGCCCGGCGCGCGGCCTCCCGGCTTCCTGGTTCGGCTGGGCGCTGATCGCCAAGGCGGCGCTGGTGGCGCTGCTGCTCGTCCATGCCTTCACGGCACGCTTCCGCCACGTCCGGCTGCTGCTGCGCGGCGATGTCCTGGCGGCTTCGGCGCTGCGCCGCTCGCTCGGCCGGCAGATCCTGCTCGGCCTGCTGGTGCTCTGCGTGACCGCCGAACTCGTCGGCGTCGATCCGCCCGATCTCGGCCACCGCCTGCCGGGCTGA
- a CDS encoding Major Facilitator Superfamily protein, translated as MLMSPAFIIVALGIAQIISWGTIVYGISVLSTPMAAELGWSQTFVFFGFSISLLVGGFVAKPVARFQEKNGGRATLTMGSVVAALGLAMLSQVADPVVYLFAWVVLGLASRLTLYDASFATLVEIHGTAARRPISLLALFGGLASTVYWPICHYVNAAYGWRVAWMVCAASVLVICTPLHLAMPRKGALLRGANGRNGAAADPPPLVPQALRAQAILLLAIAFACNSFVTVALNAHFIPAAVMLGASAATAVWIASIRGVFQTLGRLAEMLFGGNLNPFAFAMLSTGILVVAFLPLAIGGASTPALALFSILFGISIGLVTIVRGAVPLVLFGRDGYVGVLATIATPGLIVTAAAPTAYAFALDWIGPGWGFVLLFAVALASFAATALLARRFRTRSS; from the coding sequence ATGCTCATGTCTCCCGCCTTCATCATCGTCGCCCTCGGCATTGCCCAGATCATTTCCTGGGGCACCATCGTCTACGGCATTTCCGTGCTCTCGACGCCAATGGCGGCCGAGCTCGGCTGGAGCCAGACCTTCGTCTTCTTCGGCTTCTCGATCTCGCTCCTGGTCGGCGGCTTCGTCGCCAAGCCGGTCGCCCGCTTTCAGGAGAAGAACGGCGGCCGCGCCACCTTGACCATGGGCTCGGTGGTCGCCGCCCTCGGTCTTGCCATGCTCTCGCAGGTCGCCGATCCCGTCGTCTACCTCTTCGCCTGGGTCGTGCTCGGCCTTGCTTCCCGGCTGACGCTCTACGATGCGTCCTTCGCCACGCTCGTCGAGATCCACGGCACCGCGGCGCGCCGGCCGATCAGCCTGCTTGCCCTGTTCGGCGGCCTCGCCTCCACGGTCTACTGGCCGATCTGCCACTATGTGAACGCGGCCTATGGCTGGCGCGTCGCCTGGATGGTCTGTGCCGCCTCGGTGCTCGTCATCTGCACGCCGCTGCATCTTGCCATGCCGCGCAAGGGTGCGCTGCTGCGGGGCGCCAATGGCCGAAATGGCGCGGCCGCGGATCCGCCGCCGCTGGTGCCGCAGGCGCTGCGCGCGCAGGCGATCCTCCTCCTGGCCATCGCCTTCGCCTGCAACTCCTTCGTGACGGTGGCGCTCAACGCCCATTTCATTCCGGCCGCCGTCATGCTCGGCGCATCGGCCGCCACCGCCGTCTGGATCGCCTCGATCCGCGGCGTGTTCCAGACCCTCGGCCGCCTTGCCGAAATGCTGTTCGGCGGCAATCTGAACCCGTTCGCGTTCGCGATGCTGTCGACCGGCATCCTGGTCGTCGCCTTCCTGCCGCTCGCCATCGGCGGCGCCTCGACGCCGGCGCTCGCGCTGTTCTCCATCCTGTTCGGCATTTCCATCGGCCTTGTCACCATTGTGCGCGGCGCCGTGCCGCTCGTTCTGTTCGGCAGGGACGGCTATGTCGGCGTGCTGGCGACCATCGCCACGCCCGGTCTCATCGTGACGGCCGCGGCCCCGACGGCCTATGCCTTCGCTCTCGACTGGATCGGCCCCGGATGGGGGTTCGTGCTGCTCTTTGCGGTGGCGCTCGCCTCCTTCGCCGCGACGGCGCTGCTTGCGCGCCGCTTCCGGACGCGCTCTAGCTGA
- the ydfH_17 gene encoding putative HTH-type transcriptional regulator YdfH codes for MAKTTTPGKVGLRSGGKPRSLVDEAYEQIKEKVITLFFLPGQYLSEAALCAQLKLGRTPVHQALQRLQVEGLVEVLPRKGVIVQPESLGEILKILDSRVAVEPELARSAARRVKAGEVGEEQLAGLRALASEHEESPGAPDLNAFTINDRAFHRELALLSGNSIMGDFARTLHERSTRFWYLNLWQTIDVGATNRQHAMIADAVAAGDEDEAGRHMLEHIHALRERLLKLQKMAPAPGRFPATPAKP; via the coding sequence ATGGCGAAGACAACGACCCCTGGCAAGGTGGGTCTACGATCGGGAGGCAAGCCGAGATCTCTGGTTGACGAGGCCTATGAGCAGATCAAGGAAAAAGTCATCACGCTGTTCTTTCTGCCGGGGCAGTATCTCAGCGAGGCGGCGCTCTGCGCCCAGCTGAAACTGGGACGCACGCCGGTCCACCAGGCTCTGCAGCGCCTGCAGGTGGAAGGCCTGGTCGAGGTCCTGCCCCGCAAGGGCGTGATCGTCCAGCCGGAGAGCCTCGGCGAGATCCTCAAGATCCTCGATTCGCGCGTCGCGGTCGAACCCGAGCTCGCCCGCTCGGCCGCCCGCCGCGTCAAGGCGGGCGAGGTCGGCGAGGAGCAGCTGGCAGGTCTCAGGGCGCTCGCCAGCGAGCATGAGGAGAGCCCGGGCGCGCCCGACCTGAACGCCTTCACCATCAACGACCGCGCCTTCCACAGGGAGCTCGCGCTGCTCTCGGGCAACTCGATCATGGGTGATTTCGCCCGGACGCTGCACGAGCGCTCGACGCGGTTCTGGTACCTCAACCTCTGGCAGACGATCGATGTCGGCGCCACCAACAGGCAGCATGCCATGATTGCCGATGCCGTCGCCGCGGGCGACGAGGACGAGGCCGGGCGCCATATGCTCGAGCATATTCACGCGCTGCGGGAGCGGCTGCTGAAGCTGCAGAAAATGGCGCCGGCGCCGGGCCGCTTCCCGGCGACCCCGGCCAAGCCCTAG